Proteins from a single region of Chryseobacterium sp. W4I1:
- a CDS encoding response regulator transcription factor, whose translation MKKTIVIVDDHILIAKALEGIIGNFSEFEVIYVCENGQDLIQKLEEKSTIPDIILLDISMPIMDGFETAAWLSKHHPDIKVMALSMQGDDNSVIKMIKNGAKGYLLKNTHPKDLETALTKLNSDGFFYPEWASKIIFSNLNKDKETETTVRISDREREFLKYTVTELSYKEIADRMCCSPRTVESYRDQLCDKLDLKTRVGLAVFAIKNGFAG comes from the coding sequence ATGAAAAAAACTATCGTGATCGTTGATGATCACATTCTTATCGCCAAGGCACTGGAAGGAATCATTGGAAATTTCAGTGAATTTGAAGTGATCTATGTCTGTGAAAACGGCCAGGACCTCATCCAAAAACTTGAAGAAAAAAGTACCATTCCGGATATTATCCTGCTAGACATCAGTATGCCGATCATGGACGGCTTTGAAACAGCAGCCTGGCTTTCGAAACATCATCCGGATATCAAAGTGATGGCTTTAAGCATGCAGGGTGATGACAACAGTGTGATCAAAATGATTAAAAACGGCGCTAAAGGTTATTTACTGAAAAATACCCATCCAAAGGATCTTGAAACGGCATTAACTAAATTAAACTCCGATGGATTTTTCTATCCCGAATGGGCCTCAAAAATTATCTTTTCCAACCTTAATAAAGACAAGGAAACTGAAACTACCGTAAGAATTTCAGACCGCGAAAGAGAATTCCTGAAATATACCGTAACCGAACTGAGCTATAAGGAAATAGCAGACAGAATGTGCTGCAGTCCCAGAACTGTTGAAAGCTACCGTGACCAGCTGTGCGATAAACTGGACTTAAAAACGCGTGTAGGACTGGCTGTTTTTGCCATTAAAAATGGGTTCGCCGGCTAA
- a CDS encoding sensor histidine kinase, whose translation MNEIEIKNEVHQRELLATQLEIQQATMQQIGRELHDNIGQKLTLVSLYTQQLLYENKVPEVSERIDQVSQIINQSLQDLRSLSKTLTDDNINQKEIVTLIQEEADNTNAFKRCHVTFEHNFKQLDLGFVHKNVLLRITQEFIQNSIKHSGCKNIFIKLNTSEEILWELDLRDDGTGFDSNDIKSNGIGLTNMKNRAAIIGADFSFESRKNEGTTLNIILKKQP comes from the coding sequence ATGAATGAAATTGAAATAAAAAATGAAGTTCACCAGCGTGAACTCCTGGCGACCCAGCTTGAAATCCAGCAGGCTACCATGCAGCAGATAGGCCGTGAACTTCATGACAATATCGGCCAGAAACTGACATTGGTAAGCCTTTATACACAACAGCTCCTTTATGAAAACAAAGTACCGGAAGTGAGTGAAAGGATCGACCAGGTTTCACAGATCATCAACCAGTCCTTACAGGATCTCAGAAGCCTTTCCAAGACACTCACAGATGACAATATAAATCAAAAGGAAATTGTAACTTTAATCCAGGAAGAGGCAGACAATACCAATGCTTTTAAAAGATGCCATGTAACTTTTGAGCACAATTTTAAACAGCTTGACCTTGGATTTGTACATAAAAATGTTCTCCTAAGAATTACGCAGGAATTTATCCAGAACAGCATCAAACATTCCGGCTGCAAAAATATTTTTATTAAACTGAACACTTCGGAGGAGATACTCTGGGAACTCGACCTCAGAGATGACGGTACAGGCTTCGACAGCAACGATATAAAATCCAACGGCATCGGCCTGACGAATATGAAAAACAGGGCCGCCATTATAGGTGCCGATTTCAGTTTTGAAAGCAGAAAAAATGAAGGAACTACACTTAATATTATCTTAAAAAAACAGCCATGA
- the clpB gene encoding ATP-dependent chaperone ClpB → MNLNQYTVKSQEAIQAAQQTAMEFGNQSIEPQHILEGIFQVDENISPFLLKKSEADASLVRERNRENLEKLPKVQGGNIYLSQSANKVLLDAPNVAKKMGDEYVTIEHLWLTLLETSSEVSKMLKDMGVTKSLLEGAIKELRKGSKATSASSEETYQSLNKYAKNFNELAAEGKLDPVIGRDEEIRRVLQILSRRTKNNPILIGEPGVGKTAIAEGIAHRIISGDIPENLMDKTLYSLDMGALIAGAKYKGEFEERLKSVVNEVIKSDGQIILFIDEIHTLVGAGGGEGAMDAANILKPALARGELRAIGATTLNEYQKYFEKDKALERRFQKVMVEEPDTESAISILRGIKDKYEAHHKVRIKDEAIIAAVEMSQRYISDRFLPDKAIDLIDEASAKLRMEINSKPEELDVLDRRLMQLEIELAAISREGNQTKIDHLKEDISKISEERNEINAKWLKEKQKSEDLTQIKKDIESLKLEAEKASRAGDYAKVAEIQYGKIKEKEDALQKLELEMQNHQNELIKEEVTSENISEVIAKWTGIPVTKLIQSEREKLLNLEAELHHRVVGQDEAIGAVADAIRRNRAGLSDEKKPIGSFLFLGTTGVGKTELAKALAEYLFDDENNMTRIDMSEYQERHSVSRLVGAPPGYVGYDEGGQLTEAVRRRPYSVVLLDEIEKAHPDVFNTLLQVLDDGRLTDNKGRVVNFKNSIIIMTSNLGSHLIQENFENITEENQDEIVSKTKDEVFDLLKQSLRPEFLNRIDEVVLFQPLSRKEIGKIVQYQLRGFNEMLGKRNIIMTATQDAVDYLMNKGYDPAFGARPLKRVIQQEVLNKLSREILAGTVNDGDRITLDYFEETGLVFRPAEL, encoded by the coding sequence ATGAACTTAAACCAATATACTGTAAAATCACAAGAAGCCATTCAGGCGGCACAACAGACTGCTATGGAATTTGGCAATCAGAGTATTGAACCGCAACATATACTTGAAGGTATTTTTCAGGTAGATGAAAATATTTCGCCTTTCTTACTGAAAAAATCTGAAGCAGATGCCAGCCTGGTAAGAGAGCGCAATCGTGAAAATCTTGAAAAACTTCCAAAAGTTCAAGGCGGCAACATCTATCTTTCCCAGTCTGCAAACAAAGTATTGCTGGACGCACCGAATGTTGCCAAGAAAATGGGTGACGAGTATGTAACGATTGAGCATTTATGGTTAACATTACTGGAAACCAGTTCTGAGGTATCCAAAATGCTTAAAGATATGGGCGTTACCAAAAGCCTTCTGGAAGGTGCTATAAAAGAATTAAGAAAAGGAAGCAAAGCTACTTCTGCAAGTTCGGAAGAGACTTATCAGTCTTTAAATAAATATGCTAAAAACTTCAACGAATTAGCAGCTGAAGGAAAACTCGACCCGGTGATCGGGCGAGATGAGGAAATCAGAAGGGTGCTTCAGATCCTTTCGAGAAGAACAAAAAACAACCCTATACTTATCGGGGAACCCGGTGTGGGTAAAACAGCCATTGCTGAAGGAATTGCACACCGTATCATTTCGGGAGATATTCCTGAAAACCTGATGGATAAAACCTTGTATTCATTGGATATGGGAGCTTTGATTGCCGGAGCAAAATATAAGGGTGAATTTGAAGAACGCCTTAAATCTGTAGTAAATGAAGTAATAAAATCAGACGGACAGATCATTCTTTTCATCGATGAGATTCACACTTTGGTGGGAGCCGGAGGTGGTGAAGGAGCAATGGACGCTGCTAATATCCTGAAACCTGCTTTAGCGAGAGGAGAATTGAGAGCGATCGGTGCTACTACTTTGAATGAATACCAAAAATATTTTGAAAAGGACAAAGCATTAGAGAGACGATTCCAGAAAGTAATGGTGGAAGAACCGGATACCGAATCTGCAATCTCAATTCTAAGAGGGATTAAGGATAAATATGAAGCTCACCATAAAGTAAGAATCAAAGATGAGGCAATTATTGCTGCAGTGGAGATGTCTCAGAGGTATATTTCAGATCGATTTTTACCGGATAAAGCGATTGACCTTATCGATGAAGCTTCGGCTAAATTGAGAATGGAGATCAATTCAAAACCTGAAGAGCTTGACGTTCTGGACAGAAGATTAATGCAGCTGGAAATTGAGCTGGCCGCTATTTCGAGAGAAGGCAACCAGACTAAAATTGATCATTTGAAAGAAGATATTTCAAAAATTTCTGAGGAAAGAAATGAGATCAATGCGAAATGGTTGAAAGAGAAACAAAAATCTGAAGATTTAACCCAGATCAAAAAAGATATTGAATCTCTTAAACTGGAAGCAGAAAAAGCTTCAAGAGCAGGAGATTACGCAAAAGTAGCTGAAATTCAGTACGGAAAGATAAAGGAGAAGGAAGATGCTTTGCAAAAACTGGAACTGGAGATGCAAAATCATCAGAATGAATTAATAAAAGAGGAAGTTACTTCTGAAAATATTTCTGAGGTAATTGCGAAATGGACAGGAATTCCTGTGACTAAACTGATCCAATCTGAAAGAGAAAAATTATTGAATCTTGAAGCAGAACTTCACCACCGTGTTGTTGGCCAGGATGAAGCGATTGGAGCAGTTGCGGATGCGATAAGAAGAAACAGAGCCGGATTGAGTGATGAGAAAAAACCTATCGGATCTTTCTTATTCTTAGGAACAACCGGTGTTGGTAAAACTGAGCTGGCCAAGGCTTTAGCGGAATATTTATTCGATGACGAGAATAATATGACCAGAATCGATATGAGTGAATATCAGGAAAGGCACAGTGTTTCAAGACTGGTAGGTGCTCCTCCGGGATATGTAGGCTATGATGAAGGCGGACAGCTGACTGAAGCAGTAAGAAGAAGACCTTATTCTGTAGTTCTTCTGGATGAAATTGAAAAAGCGCATCCGGATGTTTTCAATACTTTGCTGCAAGTTTTAGACGACGGGCGTCTTACGGATAATAAGGGACGTGTGGTAAATTTTAAGAATTCAATCATCATTATGACTTCCAATTTAGGTTCACACCTGATTCAGGAGAATTTTGAAAATATTACAGAGGAAAACCAGGATGAGATTGTGAGCAAGACAAAAGATGAAGTTTTTGATCTTCTGAAACAAAGTCTGCGCCCTGAATTCCTGAACAGGATTGATGAAGTGGTATTGTTCCAGCCTTTAAGCAGAAAGGAAATCGGAAAAATTGTTCAGTATCAATTGAGAGGGTTCAATGAGATGCTAGGCAAACGAAACATTATCATGACTGCTACTCAGGACGCTGTAGATTATCTAATGAATAAAGGATATGATCCTGCTTTCGGTGCAAGACCTCTGAAAAGAGTGATCCAGCAGGAAGTTTTAAATAAATTATCAAGAGAGATCCTTGCAGGAACAGTGAATGACGGTGACAGGATTACTTTAGATTATTTTGAAGAAACTGGCCTGGTATTCAGACCTGCCGAACTATAA
- a CDS encoding TetR/AcrR family transcriptional regulator, whose product MELKEKQRKILDVAVELFKEKGYMGSSVRDLATKLNIKAASLYAHIRSKEEILEWICFGIAQEFFDELQEVKNTDIAPKDKLNLFLDKHLSVVLQNRDVTHIYSNEWRHLEERLPEFIELRKNYQEEVEQLISEIYKAENWELKSPTFTTRFILHTLNNSYFWFKRNTESTSEITDEIRAKLLYGLLGNQKQ is encoded by the coding sequence ATGGAGCTTAAAGAAAAACAAAGGAAAATTTTAGACGTCGCCGTAGAACTTTTCAAAGAGAAAGGGTATATGGGTAGCTCGGTAAGAGATCTTGCCACGAAGCTTAACATTAAAGCGGCCTCGCTGTATGCTCATATCCGTTCTAAGGAAGAAATCCTGGAATGGATTTGTTTCGGAATTGCGCAGGAATTTTTTGATGAGCTCCAGGAAGTGAAAAATACAGACATTGCTCCAAAAGATAAGTTGAACCTTTTTCTGGATAAACATTTATCAGTTGTTCTTCAAAACCGTGACGTCACCCACATTTATTCCAATGAATGGCGGCATCTTGAAGAAAGGCTTCCTGAATTCATAGAGCTCCGGAAAAACTATCAGGAAGAGGTAGAACAGTTGATCTCCGAAATCTATAAAGCCGAAAACTGGGAGCTGAAATCGCCGACCTTTACGACAAGATTCATTCTTCACACTCTTAATAATTCATATTTCTGGTTCAAAAGAAATACGGAATCCACTTCTGAAATTACAGATGAGATAAGAGCTAAGCTTCTTTATGGGTTGTTGGGCAATCAGAAACAATAA
- a CDS encoding phenylacetate--CoA ligase family protein: protein MDFSVEYLELDQLRLLQSGRLADLVGYLGERSEFYRGKFNELGVSPQDIRSIEDITKLPITYKQDLRDNYPFGLFTVPKNELQRIHCSSGTTGKPTVVGYTKEDVDLFSEVVARSLYAAGARPGMQLHNAYGYGIFTGGLGLHYGAEKLGMSVLPISGGMTARQVDLIIDFKPEVICCSPSYALTIADEFAKRGITAEEISLKYAVLGSEPWTEIIRNHIEERLGLHATNIYGLSEIIGPGVSMEDFEEKGGSYIWEDHFYPEILDPITKEPVPFGEEGVLVITTLTKKAMPLLRYWTNDITSLYYDDNAKRTMVKMRPLKGRADDMLIVRGVNVYPSQIEDAFSYVKGVVPNYYLTPIEKEQMCVALDIDVEIDDELVKSEKMNAGTDDYFNFVGNFGKNIENEIKKRVGITTKVKIHAQDSLPKCEGGKINRILKK, encoded by the coding sequence ATGGATTTTTCAGTTGAATACTTAGAACTCGACCAGTTGAGACTGCTTCAGTCTGGCCGTTTGGCAGACTTGGTCGGCTATCTTGGAGAGAGATCAGAATTTTATAGAGGGAAATTTAATGAATTGGGAGTATCTCCACAAGATATAAGGTCGATTGAAGATATTACGAAACTTCCTATAACTTATAAACAGGATTTAAGGGATAATTATCCATTCGGATTGTTTACTGTTCCAAAAAATGAACTGCAGAGAATTCACTGTTCCAGCGGAACAACAGGAAAGCCAACGGTGGTAGGCTATACAAAAGAAGATGTAGATCTTTTCAGTGAAGTTGTTGCCAGATCATTATATGCGGCTGGAGCTAGACCGGGAATGCAGTTACATAATGCCTACGGATATGGAATTTTTACCGGAGGATTAGGACTTCATTACGGAGCAGAAAAACTAGGAATGAGCGTTCTTCCCATTTCAGGAGGAATGACGGCCAGACAGGTTGATCTGATCATTGATTTTAAACCTGAAGTAATATGCTGTTCTCCGTCTTATGCACTGACAATTGCTGATGAATTTGCCAAGAGAGGAATTACTGCGGAGGAAATCAGTTTAAAATATGCTGTTTTAGGTTCAGAGCCCTGGACAGAAATTATCAGAAACCATATTGAGGAAAGATTAGGCCTGCATGCTACCAATATTTATGGATTAAGCGAGATCATAGGGCCCGGGGTATCCATGGAGGATTTTGAAGAGAAAGGAGGATCTTACATTTGGGAAGATCATTTTTATCCTGAAATTTTAGATCCAATTACTAAAGAACCGGTTCCTTTCGGGGAAGAAGGGGTTTTGGTGATTACCACTTTAACGAAAAAGGCAATGCCGCTCTTACGCTATTGGACCAATGATATTACAAGTCTCTATTATGATGACAATGCCAAAAGAACCATGGTTAAAATGAGACCATTGAAAGGCAGAGCAGATGATATGTTGATTGTAAGAGGAGTGAACGTTTATCCAAGCCAGATTGAAGATGCATTTTCATATGTGAAGGGAGTCGTTCCAAACTATTATCTTACCCCAATTGAAAAAGAGCAGATGTGTGTCGCTTTGGATATTGATGTAGAAATTGACGATGAATTGGTGAAATCTGAAAAAATGAATGCAGGAACCGATGATTATTTTAATTTTGTCGGAAATTTTGGAAAAAACATAGAAAACGAAATAAAAAAGAGGGTAGGAATTACTACAAAAGTGAAAATCCATGCCCAGGACAGCCTGCCGAAGTGCGAAGGCGGAAAAATTAATAGAATACTTAAAAAATAA
- a CDS encoding 2Fe-2S iron-sulfur cluster-binding protein translates to MNSFYKLKTVKVQKDTSDAVNVAVEIPEELKDKFRFKQGQYLNFRMMIDGNEERRSYSICNAPSEKSNTLEVLVKLLEGGKVSGYFNEHLHMDEVLEVMPPMGGFNTSYHPTNVKTYVGLAAGSGISPVLSNIKESLYQEPDSKAYLFYSNRSMNHVMKKGEIDKLVEHFGGRLKVIYLVSREKHEDPVFEGRISAEKLEQLFERYTEIDVKESTYFICGPAEMIKGISDYLKKDKKVPAIQVLFEYFTAPDDENSEEMSDEFKAIANLESMVTVIIDDDEYSFHLNSKKESILDKALKDNLPVPFACKGGVCCTCKAQVLEGEVFMEKNFALTEDEVARGYVLTCQCHPTTNVVMLNYDV, encoded by the coding sequence ATGAATTCATTTTATAAACTTAAAACGGTAAAGGTTCAGAAAGATACTTCTGATGCGGTGAACGTAGCAGTAGAAATTCCTGAGGAGCTGAAAGATAAATTCAGGTTCAAGCAGGGGCAGTATCTTAATTTCCGTATGATGATCGACGGAAATGAAGAAAGACGTTCTTATTCTATCTGCAACGCACCGAGTGAAAAAAGCAACACACTGGAAGTTCTTGTGAAGCTTTTGGAAGGCGGAAAAGTTTCAGGATATTTCAATGAACATCTTCACATGGACGAAGTGCTGGAAGTAATGCCCCCAATGGGTGGTTTCAATACTTCTTACCACCCAACCAATGTGAAAACCTACGTGGGTTTAGCAGCGGGAAGTGGGATCAGCCCTGTTTTATCCAATATTAAAGAAAGCCTTTATCAGGAGCCGGACAGTAAAGCTTATCTGTTTTACAGCAACAGAAGCATGAATCATGTGATGAAAAAAGGTGAGATTGATAAATTGGTAGAGCATTTCGGCGGTAGGCTGAAAGTTATTTATCTGGTAAGCCGTGAAAAACATGAAGATCCTGTATTTGAAGGAAGGATTTCTGCTGAGAAGCTAGAGCAGTTATTTGAAAGATATACAGAGATCGATGTAAAAGAATCTACTTATTTCATCTGTGGTCCTGCAGAAATGATTAAAGGAATTTCTGATTATTTAAAGAAAGATAAAAAAGTACCTGCTATTCAGGTTTTATTTGAATATTTCACTGCTCCCGACGACGAAAACTCTGAGGAAATGAGTGACGAATTCAAGGCAATAGCCAATCTGGAAAGTATGGTAACGGTCATCATTGATGATGATGAATATTCGTTCCACCTCAATTCTAAAAAAGAGAGTATCTTAGATAAAGCATTGAAAGACAATCTTCCGGTACCTTTTGCTTGCAAAGGAGGAGTTTGTTGTACGTGTAAAGCGCAGGTTTTGGAAGGAGAAGTTTTCATGGAGAAAAATTTCGCGCTTACCGAAGACGAAGTAGCCAGAGGCTATGTTCTGACGTGTCAATGTCACCCGACAACGAATGTGGTGATGCTTAATTATGACGTTTAA
- the paaA gene encoding 1,2-phenylacetyl-CoA epoxidase subunit PaaA: MDLEKFVQYVHDENKVEPKDVMPDDYRKLLVRQISQHAHSEIVGMLPEANWISRAPSLRRKMALLAKVQDEAGHGLYLYSATETLGNGTIRADRDATYEDMLEGKAKYSSIFNYPTLSWADIGAIGWLVDGAAIMNQVMLMGNSYGPYSRAMVKICKEESFHQRQGYEILMALCRGTKQQKEMAQASLNRFWWPALMMFGPNDDSSPNSKISMNYRVKRESNDSLRQRFIDVTVSQAEFLGLTVPDKDLKWNEERQHYDFGELPWDEFMEILKGNGPCNKKRLQTKVKAQQENLWVKEAAIAFAEKQQKEVI; this comes from the coding sequence ATGGACTTAGAAAAATTTGTTCAATACGTTCACGATGAGAATAAAGTAGAACCAAAAGATGTAATGCCCGATGATTACAGAAAACTGTTGGTTCGTCAGATTTCACAGCACGCCCATTCTGAGATTGTCGGAATGCTGCCGGAAGCTAACTGGATTTCAAGAGCACCTTCGTTGAGAAGAAAAATGGCTCTTTTAGCTAAAGTTCAGGATGAGGCGGGTCACGGATTATACCTGTATTCCGCAACTGAAACTTTAGGTAACGGAACCATCAGAGCAGACAGAGATGCTACTTATGAAGATATGTTGGAAGGTAAAGCGAAATATTCAAGTATTTTCAATTATCCGACATTAAGTTGGGCAGATATCGGTGCCATCGGTTGGTTGGTAGATGGTGCAGCCATTATGAACCAAGTGATGCTAATGGGGAATTCTTACGGTCCTTATTCAAGAGCGATGGTGAAAATATGTAAAGAAGAATCTTTTCACCAAAGACAAGGTTATGAAATTCTGATGGCGCTTTGCCGTGGAACAAAACAGCAGAAAGAAATGGCTCAGGCTTCGTTAAACCGTTTCTGGTGGCCAGCTTTAATGATGTTTGGACCAAATGACGACAGCTCGCCAAACTCTAAAATATCAATGAACTACAGAGTAAAAAGAGAAAGTAACGACAGCCTTCGTCAGAGATTTATCGATGTTACCGTTTCTCAGGCTGAATTCTTAGGATTAACCGTTCCGGATAAAGATCTGAAGTGGAATGAAGAAAGACAGCACTACGATTTCGGAGAGCTTCCATGGGATGAATTCATGGAAATCTTAAAAGGAAATGGGCCTTGTAATAAAAAAAGATTACAAACCAAAGTAAAAGCACAGCAGGAAAATCTTTGGGTAAAAGAAGCAGCAATAGCTTTTGCAGAAAAACAACAAAAAGAAGTAATATAA